A DNA window from Microcystis aeruginosa NIES-843 contains the following coding sequences:
- a CDS encoding mannan-binding lectin, whose protein sequence is MLKALWLTQKIQKRIFDIVLRIQNQQKSQRTLSIMASYKVNIPAGPLWSNAEAQQVGPKIAAAHQGNFTGQWTTVVESAMSVVEVELQVENTGIHEFKTDVLAGPLWSNDEAQKLGPQIAASYGAEFTGQWRTIVEGVMSVIQIKYTF, encoded by the coding sequence TTGCTTAAGGCATTATGGCTAACTCAAAAAATTCAGAAAAGGATTTTTGATATCGTCTTGAGGATACAAAATCAACAAAAGTCTCAAAGGACATTATCTATTATGGCAAGTTACAAAGTTAATATCCCTGCTGGCCCCCTCTGGAGTAACGCTGAAGCACAACAAGTAGGTCCGAAAATTGCAGCTGCTCATCAAGGAAACTTTACTGGTCAGTGGACAACCGTAGTTGAAAGTGCAATGAGTGTAGTAGAAGTAGAACTACAGGTGGAAAATACTGGAATTCATGAATTTAAAACTGATGTTTTAGCTGGACCTCTCTGGAGCAACGATGAAGCACAAAAATTAGGTCCGCAAATTGCAGCATCTTATGGTGCAGAATTTACTGGACAGTGGCGAACCATTGTTGAAGGTGTCATGAGTGTTATTCAAATCAAGTACACTTTCTAA
- a CDS encoding helix-turn-helix domain-containing protein, with protein MTQSNPIEITFGSDNIFEDLGFNSEEATNLKIRADLMLTLRSFIQEKRWTQQEAATFFEETQPKISDLMNGEISRFTVDKLLSLLDKTGMKVKLEIFTK; from the coding sequence ATGACACAATCTAACCCTATTGAGATCACTTTTGGTAGCGATAACATCTTTGAAGATTTAGGATTTAACAGTGAAGAAGCAACTAACTTAAAAATTAGAGCCGATTTGATGTTAACCTTGCGGTCTTTTATCCAAGAAAAAAGATGGACACAGCAAGAAGCCGCCACTTTTTTCGAGGAAACACAACCGAAAATTAGTGATTTAATGAATGGAGAAATTAGCCGTTTTACTGTTGATAAATTACTCAGTCTTTTAGATAAAACGGGAATGAAAGTTAAACTCGAAATCTTCACCAAGTAA
- a CDS encoding type II toxin-antitoxin system RelE/ParE family toxin: protein MGDKPIYWIGTSREDIRDFPEDAKRKAGFRLRAIQQGEKPNDFKPIPIIGQGTEEIRIWTGETYRIFYVARFKEAIYVLHAFGKKTQKTSKKEIEFGQQCYQQMIQFRQQLQEG, encoded by the coding sequence ATGGGAGATAAACCCATTTACTGGATTGGGACGTCAAGGGAAGATATTAGAGATTTTCCTGAAGACGCAAAGCGTAAAGCAGGTTTTCGACTGAGAGCTATTCAACAAGGAGAGAAACCCAATGATTTTAAACCCATTCCCATTATTGGTCAAGGAACAGAAGAAATTAGAATTTGGACAGGAGAAACCTACAGAATCTTTTATGTAGCAAGGTTTAAAGAAGCGATTTATGTCCTTCATGCTTTTGGTAAAAAAACACAGAAAACCTCGAAAAAAGAAATTGAATTTGGACAACAATGTTATCAACAAATGATTCAATTTAGACAACAATTACAGGAGGGATAA
- a CDS encoding type II toxin-antitoxin system VapC family toxin yields MTFLLDTHIFLWFVNDDPRLSNALKDLIEDENNFSYLSIASLWEMSIKYNLGKLRLVPSYEEFIEKEVNESRIVLINLELEHLKINASLPFHHRDPFDRIIIAQSMAENLPIITSDSIFSQYSIALI; encoded by the coding sequence ATGACTTTTTTATTGGACACACATATTTTTCTTTGGTTTGTTAATGACGATCCTAGATTAAGCAATGCTCTCAAAGATTTAATTGAAGATGAGAACAATTTTAGTTATCTTAGTATCGCCAGTCTTTGGGAAATGTCTATTAAATATAATTTAGGAAAGTTAAGGTTAGTTCCTTCCTATGAAGAGTTTATTGAGAAAGAAGTGAACGAAAGTAGGATTGTTTTAATAAATCTTGAACTAGAGCATCTAAAAATTAATGCTTCTCTACCTTTTCACCACAGAGATCCTTTTGATCGCATTATTATTGCTCAATCTATGGCTGAAAATCTCCCTATCATTACAAGTGATTCAATTTTCAGTCAATATTCGATTGCGCTTATTTAG
- a CDS encoding type II toxin-antitoxin system Phd/YefM family antitoxin, which produces MTKLDIAQAKSDLSKLLDLAINGEEIVIMQGDEPVAKISPIKRPLKRGSAKGKVWMSDDFDEPLEDFHNYRE; this is translated from the coding sequence ATGACTAAATTAGATATAGCTCAAGCTAAATCCGATCTCTCAAAACTTCTCGATTTGGCAATTAACGGAGAAGAAATTGTTATTATGCAAGGCGACGAGCCAGTAGCCAAAATTTCCCCCATCAAACGACCCTTAAAACGAGGAAGTGCTAAGGGAAAAGTATGGATGAGCGATGACTTTGATGAACCTCTTGAAGACTTTCACAATTACAGGGAATGA
- a CDS encoding type II toxin-antitoxin system Phd/YefM family antitoxin, giving the protein MIISLKEAQAKLPELIDNLKLGEELLITDNNRPIAQLIGPIPILRQRLGPGLCQGMITIVADDEEHLQDFLKT; this is encoded by the coding sequence ATGATCATCTCTCTCAAAGAAGCCCAGGCTAAACTCCCCGAACTGATTGACAATCTCAAACTGGGGGAAGAATTGTTAATCACCGACAACAATCGTCCAATTGCCCAATTAATCGGGCCAATACCCATACTGCGCCAACGCCTGGGCCCTGGACTATGTCAAGGAATGATTACCATCGTAGCTGATGACGAAGAACATTTGCAAGATTTTTTGAAAACTTAA
- a CDS encoding BrnT family toxin, whose product MELAFEWDKQKAKINQRKHNISFEEASTVFDDPLAVNFDDPDHSTGENRYLIIGLSDQSKFLFVSYTDRDHKIRLISARLVTPKERRYYERENPR is encoded by the coding sequence TTGGAACTAGCATTTGAATGGGATAAACAGAAAGCAAAAATAAATCAAAGAAAACATAACATTTCTTTTGAAGAAGCATCCACCGTATTTGATGATCCCTTAGCTGTAAATTTCGATGATCCTGACCATTCTACAGGAGAGAATCGCTATCTTATAATAGGTTTATCAGATCAAAGTAAATTTCTATTTGTTTCTTATACGGATCGTGATCATAAAATTCGTTTAATTAGTGCAAGATTAGTTACACCCAAAGAAAGGAGATATTATGAACGAGAAAATCCAAGATGA
- a CDS encoding IS5 family transposase, whose translation MFISKIMDYQNLSDEQFKRRFGVYKQTYRKMVESVKSVEADSNSPSKRGPKPKLSIEEQVLVTLEYWREYRTYFHIGTSWELSESTICRIVNKTEKMLLQSGNFRLKGKKALLNQAEIPVVTVMDVTETPIERPKKKQKDFLGGKRGYHTLKSQLVADQTTEEIICVFCGKGRGHDFSLFKKSRVRFHPLTTSIEDSGYQGIAAYHSNSYTPKKKSKNRKLTELEKEYNKALAKERIIIEPINRKLKIFKILSCKYRNRRRRYSLRVNLLAAIYNGELGIGIAAS comes from the coding sequence ATGTTTATTAGCAAAATTATGGATTATCAAAACTTATCAGATGAACAATTCAAACGCCGTTTCGGTGTGTATAAACAAACCTATAGAAAGATGGTAGAATCAGTAAAAAGTGTTGAAGCCGACTCTAATTCACCATCTAAAAGGGGACCGAAACCTAAACTATCTATAGAAGAACAAGTTTTAGTAACGTTAGAATATTGGCGAGAATATAGAACATATTTTCACATTGGTACAAGCTGGGAACTATCAGAATCAACTATATGTCGGATTGTAAATAAGACGGAAAAAATGCTTTTACAATCGGGAAACTTCCGTTTAAAAGGAAAAAAAGCTTTACTCAATCAAGCAGAGATACCGGTCGTAACGGTAATGGATGTAACGGAAACTCCCATTGAACGCCCCAAAAAGAAACAGAAAGATTTTTTGGGGGGTAAAAGAGGTTATCATACTTTAAAATCCCAATTAGTAGCTGATCAAACTACCGAGGAAATTATCTGTGTCTTTTGTGGGAAAGGTAGAGGTCATGATTTTAGTTTATTTAAAAAAAGTCGAGTTCGTTTTCATCCTTTAACTACCAGCATAGAAGACAGTGGTTATCAGGGAATAGCTGCATACCATAGTAATAGTTATACACCGAAAAAGAAATCGAAAAATAGAAAATTAACAGAGTTAGAAAAAGAGTATAACAAGGCTTTAGCCAAAGAAAGGATTATCATTGAACCTATAAATAGGAAACTCAAAATCTTTAAAATCTTATCCTGTAAATATCGGAATCGTCGTCGAAGATATAGTTTAAGAGTTAACTTGTTGGCGGCTATTTATAACGGTGAGTTAGGGATAGGTATAGCAGCTTCTTAA
- a CDS encoding BrnA antitoxin family protein has product MRKEYDFSKGKRGALISSQGKTRITIYLDDEILAYFREQAETAGMGYQTLINEALKQYIQSPSERSLTQSDLRRILREELSALQ; this is encoded by the coding sequence ATGAGAAAGGAATATGATTTTTCTAAAGGAAAACGAGGGGCGCTCATTTCCTCTCAGGGAAAAACACGCATTACCATTTATCTAGATGATGAGATTCTAGCTTATTTTCGAGAACAGGCTGAAACCGCAGGAATGGGTTATCAAACCCTAATTAATGAGGCTTTAAAACAATATATCCAATCTCCTTCTGAGCGATCGCTCACTCAGTCCGATTTACGCCGTATTCTTCGGGAAGAATTATCAGCCCTCCAATAA